In the genome of Vicia villosa cultivar HV-30 ecotype Madison, WI linkage group LG7, Vvil1.0, whole genome shotgun sequence, one region contains:
- the LOC131618346 gene encoding ras-related protein RABB1c-like, whose protein sequence is MSYAYLFKFIIIGDTGVGKSCLQLQFTDNRFQPVHDVTIGVEFGTRMITIDSKPIKLQIGDTAGQEMFRSITRSYYRGAAGALLVYDITRRETFDHLATWLEDARQHASSSMIIMLIGNKCDLSKKRAVSTEEGEKFAKENGLIFMEVSAKSAENVEEAFIKTAGTIYRKIKHGEFDKLNET, encoded by the coding sequence ATGTCTTATGCATACCTCTTCAAATTCATAATAATCGGAGACACCGGAGTCGGAAAATCATGCCTTCAACTTCAATTCACTGACAACCGCTTTCAACCTGTCCATGACGTAACAATTGGCGTCGAATTCGGCACAAGGATGATCACCATTGATAGTAAACCAATCAAGTTACAAATAGGGGACACAGCAGGTCAAGAAATGTTCAGATCGATAACAAGATCATATTATAGAGGAGCAGCAGGTGCATTACTTGTTTATGATATAACAAGGAGAGAGACATTTGATCACTTGGCTACTTGGTTAGAAGATGCAAGACAACATGCGAGTTCGAGTATGATCATTATGTTAATCGGAAACAAATGTGATCTAAGTAAGAAGCGCGCTGTAAGTACTGAAGAAGGCGAGAAGTTTGCGAAGGAGAATGGTTTGATCTTCATGGAGGTTTCGGCGAAAAGTGCAGAAAATGTTGAAGAAGCGTTCATAAAAACAGCTGGAACAATATATAGAAAGATTAAACATGGAGAATTTGATAAGTTGAATGAAACTTAG
- the LOC131620033 gene encoding uncharacterized protein LOC131620033 translates to MEDFVAWGLWSNLEVGYSFSNSIGRSGGILTLWRKDRMEVLNSFKGEGYLGIKVKWKENFYYVVNIYSSCVLQKKKELWDNLLKLKSSFSDGEWIFGGDFNASKSVHERKGRSMRDMESGSELFAKFIDNSGLVDVPSKGKKFTWYSGDGRSMSRIDRFLVSNNVINDWGVVGQLVGDRDISDHCPVWLVVDKLNWGPKPFKFNNEWFTFSSFLPFVEKE, encoded by the coding sequence ATGGAGGATTTTGTTGCGTGGGGTTTGTGGAGTAATTTGGAAGTGGGGTATTCCTTTTCGAACTCGATTGGTAGATCGGGAGGAATTCTAACTCTTTGGAGGAAGGATAGGATGGAAGTTCTTAATAGTTTTAAAGGAGAGGGCTACTTAGGGATAAAGGTGAAGTGGAAGGAGAATTTTTATTATGTTGTGAATATTTATTCTTCTTGTGTTCTACAAAAGAAGAAGGAATTATGGGACAATTTGTTAAAGTTGAAAAGCTCTTTTTCGGATGGGGAGTGGATCTTTGGAGGGGATTTTAATGCGTCTAAAAGCGTTCATGAAAGGAAAGGAAGATCGATGAGGGATATGGAGTCGGGTTCGGAGCTCTTTGCAAAGTTTATTGATAATAGTGGGTTAGTGGATGTCCCTAGcaaaggaaaaaaatttacttGGTATAGTGGTGATGGTAGATCCATGAGTCGGATTGATCGTTTCCTTGTGTCGAACAATGTTATTAATGATTGGGGAGTTGTTGGACAATTAGTTGGGGATCGTGATATTTCGGATCATTGCCCGGTGTGGCTTGTGGTGGATAAGCTTAATTGGGGACCTAAACCGTTTAAattcaacaatgaatggtttACTTTTAGttcttttcttccttttgttgaaaagGAATAG